Below is a window of Poecilia reticulata strain Guanapo linkage group LG8, Guppy_female_1.0+MT, whole genome shotgun sequence DNA.
TGAAATAATGGTAGATGAAGAAGCAGGTGTTTAAAATTTAGATTAAAAGAAGTTTAGTCTCTGTTTACTCTGTCTCTATAGTCCAAGGTCtgtagaaataaagtttttgccTTGTCAGAATGAATTTTTACAAACAGTTGAAAATTAAGAATTaacaaggaaaatgtttggggTAAGAGGGAGCACACAGATTTGAACTGGGGACCTCTTGATCTGCAGTCAAATGCTCTACCACTGAGCTATACCCACACATTACACAGGTTTTTGATTGTCACACACAAAGACAACCAGATATTNNNNNNNNNNNNNNNNNNNNNNNNNNNNNNNNNNNNNNNNNNNNNNNNNNNNNNNNNNNNNNNNNNNNNNNNNNNNNNNNNNNNNNNNNNNNNNNNNNNNNNNNNNNNNNNNNNNNNNNNNNNNNNNNNNNNNNNNNNNNNNNNNNNNNNNNNNNNNNNNNNNNNNNNNNNNNNNNNNNNNNNNNNNNNNNNNNNNNNNNNNNNNNNNNNNNNNNNNNNNNNNNNNNNNNNNNNNNNNNNNNNNNNNNNNNNNNNNNNNNNNNNNNNNNNNNNNNNNNNNNNNNNNNNNNNNNNNNNNNNNNNNNNNNNNNNNNNTAATTAGGGGGCACCCAGATTTGAACTGGGGACCTCTTGATCTGCAGTCAAATGCTCTACCATTGAGCTATACCCCCACATTAAACTAGTTTTTGAGTGTCACACACAAAGACaaccagatatttacaaacatttctagtTTTTATGTAAAGAACAAGAAATATTTCTTACAAAATCAGATAATTCTGCATACTGGTACTTGTTACACAAAGTTCTGTATTGGGAAATTTGCTGACAGATATTAATCAGGGGCCACCCAGATTTGAGTTGGGGACCTCTTGATCTGCAGTCAATTTATCTACCACTGAGCTATACCCCCACATATTTAAAGTGCTGACTTGTTGCATTTGCTGTTGCGTCATTGTTCTGTTCTGATGAATTCTGATTCACTTTGTCaagagttgttttttattcaattttaatatgattttatgCCCCAATTTTTCAAACACATTAGTTAATCCTGCAGAGTTTCTgtaatatttaagttttagaaCTGAGATTGCTAtaaaagaattttgatttttttttttgcaattactGACTGCTATATCagtttgtgtcttttctgtttgcagagaGTCGCCTTGTCTTTTGACTTCCCTTTTTACGGACATTTCTTGAGGCAGATTACCATTGCAACTGGAGGTACAACTCCAGTAACCTTTCCTCCTTTCCACGTATGCTCACAGTGGGATTTTTTAGACATATTGTCCCATCTGGTCTTTTTTTAAGGATTCATCTTCACTGGAGATATCATTCACCGCATGCTGACCACCACACAGTACATCGCCCCTCTGATGGCTAATTTTGACCCCAGCTACTCTAAAGACTCCACTGTTCAATACCTGGATAATGGTAAGACATCATCTCACATGTTGGCACCCAGATATCACCCAGATGTTTGAAAgtaacttgttttctttaggAGAGGTGTTCGTGGTCCAGTGGGAGAGGGTTCGACTTCCAGGCAAAGAGTCAGCTGGAGCCTTTACGTTTCAGACTGCTCTGTATAAAACAGGAAGAATTTCTTTCAGCTACAGAGACGTAAGATGGACTTTTCATCTGTGCTCCTAGATATTTCATCGTAATTCACCAGCTTTGatattctgttttctgctgaacAGATTCCTCTGACACTGGATGTGATCGGATCGGCCGAACATCCAGTGAAGGCCGGATTGTCAGATGCCTTCATGGTCATGTCATCCACGTCACAATCACCAGGTCAATAGCTGCATTTCGTCcacataattgcacaattttgattcattttcgAATCATATTTCGAAAATGAATTCGCTTACTGGAAACATAGCAATTTCCAAAAATCTctcattttttgataaaaggtttTGGCTGGATGACAACATAGTGTTTTTGGACCACAtagaaattggtttatttcccAAAAccgcaatggaaacacttttattgtatcacacaagtcatgtgatcaataACTGGATGTTACTGCTtttggaaaagatgaagaaagatgtcaacagaaagtagttggaggatgatggtgcatcatgtttttttaatgacttatcgcgtgaacaaaATTGTTCACaagattttaattgtatttcttatttaatggggACACCACAATTGCGAAATTGCGTTTTCCTTGACGTTAGCAAAATGCCAATAAAGTTTTGCAggcatttgtaatggaaacacagctcctggcacaaaacacaaataagaagacaacaggaagtagctggaggATCATGGCTGGCATGTTTTTTAGCGATTTATCACACGAACAAACTTAATCTCTGGTGATTTTAACTGggttcttatttaatggaaacacagcaactgcgaaattgtaattttttgacattagcacaATATCAGCAGAGTTTTGCACAGATATAGTATAGTACCCTTCACACTTATTGGCTCCCCTGGTTAAAATGTGGTGGTGGTGAGAGGGAACTAAGTTTTGTTGCAgttgcattatttttatatcaccCTGATAattgtttcttaaataaatatgacaaatacatacatacatatatataattataaatagtaaaaatataacaaataaataaaactgtagctttttttatgtacttttacttttttaaggtAATAAGTGTTGAAAACTGACCAAAATAGGAAATACAGGAAATCATGTCAATCAGTTAAGGTGGATGTGCTGTATGTTCAGTCTACAAGGAATAGCTATTTGCCTAAACTTGCCCACATCTACTTTGGAGGTTTAAAATAACTTGAACTATGACAGGAGCAacaacatttagcattttcatttgcaaagtTACGAGGATGATAAGggaggtaaaaaataaaatttaattaaataaaaatcaaacctaTCTTCAGGTAAGCAAGTTTCCATAACAACTGTTAGCTGCATGCCAGCTGGTGGTTTGGAGTATTTGCCAGGgaggttatttttttctattcttccctgaaaaatgtaaacatgtggaGTAACAGTGTGTGCTCTATGGTCAGATGAGACTAAGATTGAGCTCTTGAGCAACAAACACTCCCAGGATCTGTGTTGAAATAGGATCAACATATAAACATCTCCTGCCTACGGTTAAGTCAGGTGGATGCTGAGAGTCTGTTGCTTGTCCACAAACACTGTGTTAAATatcacaaattgtttttttgctgttgttgtttaaaTTCCAGGACATTTTGTACAACAAACTGCAGTTCTCTGCCAGGAAACTAAAAAGCACATTGATATGTGGTTTTGCAGCTGGATGTGAATTCAAAACATCAACCCAACCCAACTTTATTTATAGGCACTTTTATAATAGCAAGCAAGACACAAACACCATATAAAAGCATCCAACATACAACAACCAAACAATAGATGTTATATACGTGACAAATAAAGTGATCGCTCTCATGCTAGGTCAGATGACAATGAAAAAGATGggttttcagaaaacaacaatatataaaaatatatatttttaaaacttacaaAAAGAATCTTGTAGTGTAATCTTTGAAAAGATTACCTGAGCTACTATtttcatctgaagaaatgcactgctccTGACCAAAAgtaaccaatcagaggcaggaggacgtgtcttagcgctgtcatgcactcgctgctaaatgtgctaatggcggacaaacttgtctttttaaatctgcttttgcTTGAAttagttttctgtatttgttattttgtttcttgaaaggtgataaataaagttttattactTACTTGCTGCTaaacatttcaggaaaactgtttatccgccACCATCAGTGGCCATTCTAGCTAGAGTGAGCATTCATGATAGACTCTGCTATCAGAAAGAAGCTACTCCTTAGCAGAAAACAAGGTTGGATAGCGGAAGagtgattggcagcgctaagaccctcctcctggctttgattggttgtttttagtcagCGCTGGGAAAAGTCGAAGGAACtctattttttcacagattatttgtctcagaCTATATTGTCatgacataatgacagtttcaacaaatatgtaaaaaaatatatctttttagAAGTTACATACACCAgcttaaaggtttatttttaccAATAGAAGTGAATGATGCTGTAATTAGTCATGAGACAATactatgtttatattttatttctccttttcaaGATGGAGCTCATCAAACGATCTATGAGTACCATCGAGTTGAAATCGACATGACAAAGATTACCAATTCATCTGCTGTAGAGATCACACCACTCCCCAGTCAGTGAAATCTCTCATCCTTCACAAATGTTTCATATCTTAATATCAGctttaaaacaatgaaatctcatttcactgtttttttttccagcttgcCTCGTACATGACAGCTGTGAGCGCTGCCTCTCCTCCAACCAAACGTCTGGTTGCAGTTGGTGTAACGTTCTCCAGAGGTGAGCAGCTAAACAGCTCAGATAAAAATGTCACTCTTTGTTTGATTCAAACATCATGTTTCAGGTGTTCAGATGGAATGGACCGTCACAGGCAGGAATGGTTGGATTATTCTTGTTCGGAGGAGGTAGGACTGGGTTGCAGatgtttgctttaatttgactgtgttttgcagtgaaacaGAGTTTTatcgctgtgtgtgtgtgtgtgtgtgtgtgtgtgtgtgtgtgtgtgtgtgtgtgtgtgtgtgtgaacagagCAAAGACGCAACTTGTGATGATTACTTCAAGGAGGATGGTTTCACAGCTTCTTCTGTTGCACCAAAAACAGAGGACACAACACCTTTAATTCCAGAACAAAGAGACTGTAAAAGAGGTAATCTTTCccagatgattttatttgttgaacaTAATTACTTCAGAATTCTTGAGCAGAACTAAAAAGCTAAACACACTAATTTCTTCCAGATGATGAGATTTTCATTAAGGGCAGCGGTGAGtcacaaataaaagttattACTTACAAATCATTGTTTCGGATTTAAAAACGTGTATGTTTATTTTGGCttcagatgtgaaaacagaGTCTTCAACCAAAAGTAAAGAATTGTCTCACACTGGCATCATAGCGGGGATAGCAGCCGCTCTGGTCTTACTCTTGGCTTTGATTCTTGTCGCCATTTGCATCCATTGCTATCCCACCGGCTTATCACCGCTCTACCTCACCCAGGTACGCCACAgatataataattaaaaaaaaaaatctaacatgcTTGTTGTGTTTATATCATATTTTCCATTAAATGTTGACAGAGACGCAAAAGCTACTGGCCATCCATGAAGTTCCAAAATCAGCGACCAGGTTACACAGAAGTTGAGGGAGAAAAATACAGCATCGTTGAAGCTGGACCATGTTGAAATGTGCAAATCTGTGCAACCATCTACGTTTTAAATTGAAGCACTGTGActtctcccccccacccccccccaaaaaaaacgtATAATATTTTGGAACAATGTAGCTGAGCTTTACATGATATTTGGTGACAATTAGGCAGTATTTGCACGCTGATCAGTTTCACATGAAAGGTGTTCAAAAGTATGCATAACTATGTCTCATGAGTCTTATAAACTAAAGTGAGTGCTCTTTCATTGATCCAATAAAGAAATTGGAAAAAGGAAGTTTTCGTTTCTTGTGCTTTcaattgaatttctttttacttacaCAAAAAATCCTGAGTATGTTGTACAGtgcagttttgatttatttttatgtttttgcagataaaaGTGAGAGAAGTGTGCTGTGCATTTGTAATTACCCTCATTTTATTCTGATTCCTCTATATAAAGTCCATTGAAACCAATTTAGAAGTCATTAAAACCAATAAAGAGAGTTctcttgtgtgtaatttaatctccggagatgttctgtgaaggttAGTTAGGGTACAGTACTCCATGAAGACCGATGACGATGCTCGACGGGTcagaaaaatgttagaaattgttttccaaatgaTACACTGCAATAGCTGAAtgaaatatgttgtaatttaagATTGTGATCGAAAAGACcagagaaaaacagtaaaaaaatggattttgcTACATGTTTTCTAACcttctgttgtgttttactgtttgaTATAGTCCTACTAGAACTGTTTCACAATaagatcattttattattatttttcttcatcttattAAGTTGACTGGAAAtgtccaaaaaataaacagtgacttcctgtttccctgagGTCTAAATATTAAGTGACAGAGGTAtgcttcaaaatgggaaaaacacaagaacataGCATTCAAATaaggaaaaagtgttttatcCTTCATGTGTCAAAAAATTGCTACAAGAATTTGtagtaatatttaaatattgaaaacacATCAAATCATTACATCTTTATCTTACAACCATTTGAACACAATGGTAAGAAAGAGTCTAAAGCTCACTGTTAAAAGAAATTCAGCTTTGAATTACATCATATAGTCTCAGAGTCATTGAACTTACCTTTTAGcttgctaaaagaaaaatataggTGCTGTTCTGCTGAATAAAGCGTTATAAACAGATCCAAACTCCTTCAATAGAGTCCAAAAACTAACCCTGCACGTTATGTTCATttgattttctacattttcctgTGGTGTGATTATGACTGTCCAGTGCATAGAAAATAGATGAATGGATGATAAGGTTTGTTATATAGCGTTTGCCAGCAGGTGTCGCCCTGCGCAGTCGTTTCACCTGGACATGAAGTAGGACATGCAGTGAACGTGGCAGAtgagtaaaatgtgatttagGAGCATTGAATTGGTGGAGCCCCAAAATCTGCAAGATGACTGCATTAGTTTGCTATGCAAGAACAGATGGAGCATGGATAGGACAAACAGGAGGTGCACGGGGCTCGATCAGGCATCACTAAATACTGATTTGCAGCACTTTGACACATCTCTTACAGTATTTAGtggatattttcaaattatatattttcccaTTAAGTCATCTGACGAGTAATTACTCATTCAATGAAAATTTAGGTGGGAAAAAAAGcccaaattgtatttttttccccccgtctATCCACGGACACGCGCATTGTAAGGAAGGAGAGGAGGGCGTCGGGGGCGTGCTTTCCGTGTCTGGTTAGTAGACTGACAGCCAGCTGTGCGGCTACAACAACAATCTCCTTTGCTACATACAACTAGATTCTGGTTTTGGTCAGCCGCCGGTCGCAACCGACTTCTGTAGCCGGTGTTTTAAAGCGAACACTCGACAGCACGC
It encodes the following:
- the LOC103469348 gene encoding plexin domain-containing protein 1-like isoform X1; translated protein: MWFSWVMLFFCLSKTEPANVWDQQQTDASYSEIPQQREESAAAGYRVQTSSLGRTSRAVLGGELTINTLPNNMTHVVEDSGKYYMWRRFGPEDRRTQDLWFDMTDVRHGQVRVHSILSNSYKQAVRVALSFDFPFYGHFLRQITIATGGFIFTGDIIHRMLTTTQYIAPLMANFDPSYSKDSTVQYLDNGEVFVVQWERVRLPGKESAGAFTFQTALYKTGRISFSYRDIPLTLDVIGSAEHPVKAGLSDAFMVMSSTSQSPDGAHQTIYEYHRVEIDMTKITNSSAVEITPLPTCLVHDSCERCLSSNQTSGCSWCNVLQRCSDGMDRHRQEWLDYSCSEESKDATCDDYFKEDGFTASSVAPKTEDTTPLIPEQRDCKRDDEIFIKGSDVKTESSTKSKELSHTGIIAGIAAALVLLLALILVAICIHCYPTGLSPLYLTQRRKSYWPSMKFQNQRPGYTEVEGEKYSIVEAGPC
- the LOC103469348 gene encoding plexin domain-containing protein 1-like isoform X2, which encodes MTHVVEDSGKYYMWRRFGPEDRRTQDLWFDMTDVRHGQVRVHSILSNSYKQAVRVALSFDFPFYGHFLRQITIATGGFIFTGDIIHRMLTTTQYIAPLMANFDPSYSKDSTVQYLDNGEVFVVQWERVRLPGKESAGAFTFQTALYKTGRISFSYRDIPLTLDVIGSAEHPVKAGLSDAFMVMSSTSQSPDGAHQTIYEYHRVEIDMTKITNSSAVEITPLPTCLVHDSCERCLSSNQTSGCSWCNVLQRCSDGMDRHRQEWLDYSCSEESKDATCDDYFKEDGFTASSVAPKTEDTTPLIPEQRDCKRDDEIFIKGSDVKTESSTKSKELSHTGIIAGIAAALVLLLALILVAICIHCYPTGLSPLYLTQRRKSYWPSMKFQNQRPGYTEVEGEKYSIVEAGPC